From one Mytilus edulis chromosome 1, xbMytEdul2.2, whole genome shotgun sequence genomic stretch:
- the LOC139522415 gene encoding eukaryotic translation initiation factor 4E type 3-like yields MAVSSINSFDGLNSIKTMPVGSPNLPRSTLSEIHSQEECGIPLNTRWTFWLDKSIPGTTVAEYEATIRKLYTVSTVQGFWSVYNNIPDVDKLNVRYTYHLMREERRPVWEDEFNCNGGNWRIKCHKFESVRVWKELLLAAIGEQFSDCLAEGDEISGMSISVRERDDILQIWNTRALLHEQATVIDKVKELLPDVHFPAIFYKAFQTHSAFEGDKHKSSWKG; encoded by the exons ATGGCGGTCTCGAGCATCAACAGTTTCGATGGTTTAAATTCCATCAAAACAATGCCAGTGGGAAGTCCAAATTTACCTCGTTCAACCCTCAGTGAAATACATTCACAAGAGGAATGTGGTATTCCATTAAATACACGATGGACATTCTGGCTTGACAA atcAATTCCTGGTACAACTGTAGCAGAATATGAAGCAACCATTAGGAAGTTATACACAGTCAGTACAGTACAG GGTTTCTGGAGTGTTTATAACAACATACCGGATGTTGACAAGCTGAATGTCAGATACACTTATCATTTAATGAGGGAAGAAAGAAGACCGGTTTG GGAAGATGAATTTAATTGTAATGGAGGAAACTGGAGAATAAAATGTCACAAGTTTGAATCT GTAAGAGTATGGAAGGAACTTCTATTAGCAGCAATTGGAGAACAGTTTTCTGATTGTTTAGCTGAAG GTGATGAAATAAGTGGTATGAGTATTAGTGTACGAGAAAGAGATGATATATTACAAATCTGGAACACTCGAGCTTTATTACATGAACAAGCAACAGTTATAGATAAAGTCAAAGAATTACTACCTGATGTTCATTTTCCTGCCATATTTTATAAAg CTTTCCAGACACATTCAGCATTCGAAGGTGATAAACACAAGTCAAGTTGGAAAGGATGA
- the LOC139522146 gene encoding kelch-like protein 12 has translation MTGKKRESLVVKATDNGIKINNKNVGGLVLDGFYNLWKDKLLCDVKLMCHNEEIYAHRSMLLIYSDYFKAMFTIGLSESSQSMPHIQLDEASPEALKSLLLYMYTGSLSVTNDTVQDLIVLTDLLQMRDVKEQCFLYMEKSLDVTNCLGMWDFAETYGSTTLLVKAICLVKRRFPVIVKTEEFLNISSSRLGKILKFEDLSLGNNGEDDVFKGVVRWLEHDVTERIDCFKDMLKLVKLIHVSSQVINELKQMMFMQENLDIMTSINFRRSTDKDCPPRHPIQCIYVVGGYLQSRTGPMCPRLKTVERYNFKDNVWKQSETLPVLASGVQVFNIHGKLFTTSFEMSHGDSLMPYVSSTPGFYEYDNIQNIWKDANYCFAPSAAKVIHDCLQKSGSLAVCPRTNKIYIMSETDIYCIDSTVNDGEVSFSEAEQLPSLQELESYSNHATVLHKDDLYVLGGDRRISASEIFPVASVFMFDCSENKWITKTSMQEPRARFSAVVMDDYIYAVGGFNSRRLRSVERYDPVTDTWRYIESMNKERSHFKCLVHLYKIYAMGGKSYSRYEGGARKVLSSCEVYDPETDMWTYTAPMNQARCLFGAELF, from the exons AGAAAGTTTGGTTGTAAAAGCTACAGATAATGgaataaaaattaacaataagaatGTTGGTGGACTTGTTCTGGATGGATTCTACAATCTGTGGAAGGACAAGTTATTGTGTGATGTTAAACTTATG TGTCATAATGAAGAAATATATGCCCATCGTTCCATGCTGTTGATCTACAGTGACTACTTTAAAGCCATGTTTACTATTGGTTTATCAGAATCATCACAATCCATGCCACATATACAGTTAGATGAAGCCTCACCTGAAGCTTTGAAATCTCTATTACTTTACATGTATACAGGATCTCTGTCTG TAACCAATGACACAGTACAAGATTTGATCGTATTAACAGATTTACTTCAAATGAGAGATGTTAAAGAACAGTGTTTCCTGTACATGGAGAAAAGTTTGGATGTCACCAATTGTTTAG gtatgTGGGACTTTGCAGAGACATATGGCAGTACAACATTGTTAGTGAAAGCTATTTGCTTAGTGAAAAGAAGATTTCCTGTTATAGTAAAAACTGAAGAATTCTTAAATATTTCATCATCAAGGCTTGGAAAAATTCTCAAGTTTGAAGACTTATCATTAG GTAACAATGGAGAAGATGATGTGTTTAAGGGTGTAGTCAGGTGGTTAGAACATGATGTGACAGAAAGAATAGACTGTTTCAAAGATATGTTGAAGTTGGTCAAACTGATTCATGTCTCCTCACAAGTTATCAATGAACTAAAACAAATGATGTTTATGCAAGAAAATCTGG ATATAATGACATCAATTAATTTCCGAAGAAGTACTGATAAGGACTGTCCACCACGTCACCcaatacaatgtatttatgtTGTTGGGGGTTACCTTCAATCTAGAACAGG TCCAATGTGTCCTAGATTAAAAACTGTAGAAAGATATAACTTCAAAGACAATGTATGGAAACAATCAGAGACTTTACCAGTGTTAGCATCAGGTGTACAAGTTTTTAATATTCATGGGAAATTGTTTACCACTTCATTTGAAATGAGCCATGGAGATAGTCTCATGCCATATGTATCTTCTACCCCAGGTTTCTATGAATATgacaatatacaaaacatatgGAAAGATGCAAATTATTGTTTTGCTCCAAGTGCTGCTAAAGTTATACATGACTGTTTACAAAAGAGTGGATCTCTAGCAGTTTGTCCAAGGaccaataaaatttatattatgtCAGAAACAGATATTTACTGTATTGATAGCACAGTTAATGATGGAGAGGTCAGCTTCAGTGAAGCAGAACAGTTACCAAGTCTTCAAGAGTTGGAGTCCTACTCAAATCATGCGACTGTACTACACAAAGATGATTTATATGTGTTAGGAGGGGACAGACGAATATCAGCATCAGAAATATTTCCTGTGGCTTCTGTTTTTATGTTTGATTGCTCtgaaaacaaatggataacaaaaaCTAGTATGCAAGAACCAAGAGCTAGATTTTCAGCCGTAGTCATGG ATGATTATATCTATGCAGTTGGTGGATTTAATTCAAGACGTTTACGGTCAGTTGAGAGATATGACCCAGTGACAGACACATGGAGATATATTGAGAGTATGAATAAAGAAAGATCACATTTCAAATGTCTTGTTCACCTTTACAAAATTTATGCAATGGGTG GTAAATCCTATTCCAGATATGAAGGAGGAGCAAGAAAAGTGTTGAGTAGCTGTGAAGTTTATGATCCTGAAACAGACATGTGGACATATACAGCACCAATGAACCAGGCCAGATGTCTTTTTGGGGCTGAATTGTTTTGA